CGCAAAACAAGAGATAACTGAGGTCAATTTAAGGAGTGTATCTTGTGGAATAATTAAACATCAACTATGTCTTCATAAGCTGCGCGTAGTGGTGACGTTTTCTCATAACTAAACTAGTAAAGATATTGATCTATCACTAAAAAAAAGCAAGGAATCCATGAAAGACACAAAGGTGTAAACATGAAAGTTGTTACACCGAGCGAATAGCATCACACCCATCAGACGGTCGACAGTTGAGCCAGCTCCAAGACTGGAGTTGGCTCATTTGTTGTCGGCACTGTCATCCGCTATACACACGACAGGCAACATGCACCTGACGACACACCGAAAGCTGCAAGAAGTCGCTGATCAGGAATGGTTCGTGACGACGAGGATGCTGGCGAAAGCGCTGAAACCGTCAATTCATCTCTGCATGCCTGGAGTTCAGCAACGAAGCTCCTGGAGTTCTCTATTGAACGGACTGGAGAACGGGGCATGTTCCATATGGTGAGGCTTCAGTGCCCCGTGACCAACCTCACAGAACTGCCTCCAGGAGGGATGTGAGGTTGGTCACACCGCCCTTAGATCGCAGGAAGGATGTGAGTCACCAGATCAGCGTTGACCCAGCGGATCACGCCAGAATCCACATCAGCGATCTGGAACAGGTTGTGCATGGAGCGGTGGTGAGGAACCGCTGCAACATGCGCTGCCTGTTAGAGGTGGGCTCCCTCAAGATCCCCCAAAAGCCCCTTGACCACATCACCTGATCGGGTGATTCCGAAAGCCTTTCTGAACTCGCTTGACCACACCTCTCACCCTGTCTTAGTACGTCTGCACTACAGCAGAGAGGAGCGATGGAGGAGTGGGACTTTGTGGACGAGAAAGAGCTGCAGAACTGGAAAGGAGCCCGGATTTGCCTGACTTGCCAGCACTTCGCCTATGGAGTGGATGGCCACTGCCGAACGATGGTGGCCTGCAATCTCAGGCAACAGCAGCTCCAGCAGGGCGATCACCTGATCAAGCGTTGCCGCCACTGGACTCCCACCTGGCAAGACCAGGCCGGATGGTGCCCGGAGTTCGGGTGACGCTGCAGCTGGCCATGGCTAAGCCTTCTGTACTGGCCAGCCACCCAAGTCAGAAGAGCAACTCAAAGCTTTTCTAGAAAAGGTCAAAGCTGACACCAGCCTTCAGGAAAAGCTCAAAGCAGCTGCTGATGTTTAAGCAGCTCTTGCGATTGCAAAGAGGCGGGATTTATGATTTCTGCCGTCGACTTGGATAACACTAAATCGGAGATTTAAGAAGAAAAGCTTAAAGGCGTTTCTGGTGGTAGCGCAGACAGTTTCTGGAAAAATACAAACACGGTATTAAAAGATTGTGGGACTGGTTTCGGCTGGCTGGATTAGTCCTGGAGACTAAGATTACCTCTACTGCCCTGAAGCCTACTCATCAAAGTCCCTGCAAACGCAGGGGCTTTTTAATGCTTCAATCACTCCAAAAAGACCAACAATCAGCCCCCGATACCTGGCACGATTAAGTGCAGTATATATTATCAAAAGCCTCTTCAGCAGACCGTTGCTATGACTACTGAACAGACCTGCTACCCATGTCAGAAGAACAACTCAAAGCGTTTCTCGAAAAACTCAAAGAAGATACCAGGCTTCAGGAGAAACTCAATGCTGCCACCACTCCAGAAGAGGCGATCACCATTGCTAAAGATGTAGGATTTTCTATTTCTGCAGAGGATATTCAGACATATGGAGACATGACGGACGCTGAACTGGAAGGTGCGGCTGGAGGGGATTACTGTACGGTGGAAGCTGCTACTGTCTGTTATACGCGGGAGCCTGGCTGTGATACATCTGGCTATGGATGCTGATATAGTTGTACTTTCAATCCAGCAAAGCCCGTGCATTAACACGGGTGATCATTGCTTGAATATCCTGACTAATCCCGCAAATTAACCTCAATAACTAGCACCATTGATCGCAGTAATTATTGGTTAAACACACTGCGAGATATTTGCTATAACTATTAAAGACTCCCAGCAGCCATGTCAGAAGAGCAACTCAAAGCCTTCCTTGAAAAAGTCAAAGGCGACACCAGTCTTCAGGAAAGGCTCAAAGCCGCCGTTGATTCAGATGCAGTTCTTGCAATTGCGAAAGAGGCTGGGTTTAGTATTTCTGCCGACGATTTGAAGAGCACTCAATCGATGACAGAAGGGGAACTGGAAGGTATGGCTGGGGGCGGATATACTGCAGGCGGGTATATAGATTGTACTGAGAAGGGCTGCTGCTTGACACAGTAAGAAGAGTTGTACTCATTATCCCCCAAAGATCCTGCATCGATAGGGATTTTTGATTTCTTCAATAGCCTGACTAACCACATAAATAGGCCTTTAATCCCTGACACGATTGAGCGCTGTACGTATTAGCTGAAGACAATGCGAAATAGCTTTGCTATGAATGCAGAACCAACCTCATACACATGTCAGAAGAGCAACTCAAAGCTTTCCTAGAAAAAGTGAAAGCTGACATCACCCTTCAGGAGAAGCTCAAGGCAGCTGCTGATGTTGAAGCAGCTCTTGCAATTGCGAAAGAGTCTGGTTTTTTAATTTCTGCTGATGACGTTCGGAATTCACTTTTAGATGATGAGCTGGAAAGGGCGGCTGGAGGTAACAGCACATACTTATGTACATGGCGCGGCTGTTGGGGTGTGGAGTAACTCATTCTGGGAACATATGTGTTTCCCATTTACCAATCGAGTTGGACGACTAGTAACTCATTCAACTGAACGAAGGGGACTTGTTTTATAGAGAAGTTTACTCATAAGAGCCCCTGCCGCAGCTGAGGTTTTTACTTCTTCAATCTCGCCAATAAGCTCATAAATCAGCCCCCGATACATGGCACGATTGATCACAGGTGGAGAGAGATCAAGCGAATAGACACCCTACTTACCTATGTAGTGAAAAGATCTGAACAATTCACCAGAAGCTCACCACGACCTCTTGGGTTCTGAACCAGAGCTGGACAGTGGGCTTCACCAGAAGAGATGTGATCATGAAGGAGTCGAGGGGCAACTCACCAAAACAATTCAAACACTTATCAGTTTTAAAACAATGACTACTTCAATCTTCAATGCTTCGTTGCACATCAAGGAAGCTGTTCCAACATACACCCCGGCCGAGTCTCAACCGCTCGTTGATCAAGAGTTGGAAGCTACTGCTGGGGGAAGGTACCTCGGCAATCTGGATCGACCGCTCGATCGCTGTCTCTCACCTCTGGAAAGATGGTTGTAAAAACTGAACGCAGGCCTCTCATTGAGTGAGACCAAGTACGCGCCGCCAAGTGCGGGTTTTTTAATTGCCAACAGCCGACCGCTGCTATGACTGCTGAACAGACCTGCCACCCATGTCAGAAGAGCAACTCAAAGCCTTTCTAGAAAAGGTCAAAGCTGACACCAGCCTTCAGGAAAAGCTCAAAGCAGCTGCTGATGCTGATGCAGTAGTTGCGATTGCGAAAGAGGCGGGATTCAGTATTTCTACTGATGATTTCGAAACTCAATCAGAACTTTCAGACGGTGAACTTGAAAAAGTGGCTGGCAGTGGGTTTACACAACAAAAGACCTGTACGAGTATTCTTCTTGACAATTGCAAGTGATTACAACCAAACAGGATGCACATCGATACCTTGACAAGACATCTGAAACAAATCCTATTTGGGCATACTTTTACGTGCAATAAAATAATCTAATCAAAAATCAGAAGACATAACCATGAAACAGTAACATTCTTCATGCTTTAAATACACTCTCGATGATCGATGAATTTTCCCTCAACAATTGACTCGACTGGTCCAATAGCCTTCAGTTGAAGACACTTCAAAGCATCATTGCTATAAAGACTAAATGATCTAGTAGCTATGTCCGAGGAACAGCTCAAAGCTTTCCTAGATAAGGTCAAAGGCGACACCAGCCTTCAGGAGAAGCTCAAAGCAGCTGCTGATTCTGATGCAGCTCTTGAGATTGCAAGAGAGGCTGGGTTTATGATTTCTGCTGATGACATTCAGACCGAGATGTCAGAAGAGGAGCTGGAAGGATTGGCTGGAGGCAAGCAGTGTTGTCTATTATCAGCAGTGGTCTACGATTCTCATTATGCATAAGTTGGTAGCAATATATTGTGCACAATCCTAGAGGGACAGGGAGATTTACACGATGAGTAGACAAGGTTGAGTCAGTCTCTCATTATCGGCAAAAACTGTTATTTGAGGATTTTTACTTGCATCAGTTACACCCATAAGTCCGTCAATCAGCCTCCAAGACCTGGCATATATGAGCACATTAATTGTTAACCAAAGACATTTCAGCAAACCTTTGCTATAACAGTGAAAAATCCTGCCACTCATGTCAGCAGAACAACTCAAAGCTTTCCTTGAAAAAGTCAAAGACAATGCAATTCTTCAAAAGCAGATCGAGGATGCTGAAAATAGCGAAACCGTTGTCTCAATTGCCAAGGAAGAGGGATTTATAATTTCTGCGGATGATTTAAAGAAAATTCAATCGGAGGTTTCAGATAAAGAACTGGAAGGAGCGGCTGGTGGATGTGCATGTTTCAAGAAAACCGAGATTTGGTTTAGTCGATAACGATAAAGCCCAACAGAGTAATCTAAGGGAAAATTGACTCAAATAACCTTTTATTGTGGAATCACTGGCGATCAAAAGCTAGTATAAAATTTTGTTATTCCTGGGGCATTAGAGGTTAATAACATTCTCAAAGCTAAAGTAGACAACGGTTACTATGAAGAGATAACAAAAGCGGCAAACCTACCAAACTGACAACTAAATGCATTGATTGAAAAAAGTGAAACGAAACAAGGATCTTCAAGACAAGATCAAATCAGCAGCTGATGCTGATGCAGTAAGGGCCATTGCGAAAGAAAGTGGATTGACAATGGCTGATAACGATCTGAGAATTACTCAATCAAAATCATCAGACGAAGAGCTTGAGGGAACTGCTGAAGTCATAGATGACAGAACCTGGAATGGAAAAATAATGTTGAAGGGGTGGTATATATGAGTGTTGTGATGAGGTGGTGCAGATGAACAACTAAGATCGATGCTGTTTAATCTAAGAACTCGTGAGAAACTTTTGCCGATAATCATCAACACAACCTGCAGATATAAAAGTCAACTCGACAAACCATCCAGTCAACCATAAATCTAGAATCAATCACTATCAGAATTATGCGCAAAACTCATCCGGTCTAGACATCGCAAAAGACTATTGCTATAAATAATATAGAAATGTACTTTCCATGCCAGAAGAGCAACTTAAAACGTTCCTAGAGAAGATCAAAGAAAACAAAAGTCTTCTGGAGAGGCTAAAAGCAGCTGAATCCTCTGATGAAATAAAAGCGATTGCAAGGGAATATGGTCACGAGATCGGAAATGACCAAGTCGAAATGCTCAGCGGACAACAGCTGGAAAGTCTTTCCGGATCAGGTGGAACTTGCGCAATTGGACCTAATACACTCGCGTGCACAGAATAATTGGCTGATAAAAACTATCAGACTATGCAGCGTTCAGACTATCAAAGATATAAATCAAGCATGAATATCAGATCGTTAAACATAAGCCTTAAAAGTCACAGGCACATAATTATAAATCCACGACAAGTGTCTTATTGTACATAATTCAGCCGCTACATCCTCTTCAACATGCAATTTCGGACGGAATTTCGCAAGCTATGTATTAGCACTGACAAACAGGAAGAGGGGCGCTGCTAAAACTGCTATAAAAATCAATATCCAATCAAAGGACCAACTAAAAGCTTTCTTGGGAACGCCTGAGATAACAGTAGCCTTCAATGAAAGCTCAGAGCCGCTATCGATACCAGTTAATTTCTAGAATAATCCAAAAATTAAACCCTACATCTTTAGTGAATGACCTCAGGAAGCCGATAACAGAGCTGGCAAAAAAACTTTAAGACATGTCTGAAGGATGCCCCTGTGAATCCTGCGTTTCAGATTTAAACCGTCAATTGACAAATCATAAATCGAAGAATCATGAAACAGTCTTATCTAGTGCGCTCTGAATCACTCTAATTTAAGAGCCACTGAAACCATCACGATGAAAAGTGAGAACAATCCGAGACATACCTATAAAATGTACAAATTTATAGCTATATTCTGAGGCAAATATAGCAACTTACTTGATTCCACACCTCCGGTCAATCTCCAACTTAATTCAAAAGTAAAATGCATGAAACAATGCCAAACCATCTTCAGGCTGACAAGGTTTATATAATCAATTGAGAACCAGAAGAATCAATCGAGATTGATTAGTAGAGCCTCAATCAATGGATTTATATGTACTATTTTTTGGGGCAGTGTTGGCCAGCTGTCTCTAAACAACAGTGCTTGCCAATGGTATTGGTGTGATCTAAACCACCAGCTAAGCCTTCCAGCTCTTGCTCCGTTAACTCTGCTTCTTCGAGATTACCAGCAGTAATGCTGAAACCTGCTTGTGCAGCAAGAGCAACAACCGCATTTCTATCAGCTGCCGCTTTAAGCTTCTCCTGAAGACCCTTGTCAACACTGACTTTTGCTAAAAAAGCTTTGAGTTGTTCTAGAGACATGAGGGGATAGTCGTTACAACAGTCTTAGCAACGAACTGATCAAGGTGTACGCCAAGTTGATGGCAACAAAAATCGCAGCCTAGTGAGGGATTGATGTGACTCTTCAGCAAACATTAACCTAATTGGTTCTCAAGCCTCTGATAGAGACCACAATGGGGTGCTCACGCAACAAAAGTCCTCGTCAGCCCGTCAACCAAAGCTGCATCTAATCAATCACCCATAAGAGACTTTTCACTGATGGATACTGCTGGATCGACATCAAATACGCTAATTGATAGAGGTACTGCGCCAATTTCTGTATCGGCATTGAACTCTATTTTACTGCCTGAGTATTCGACTGCCCATCAATCATAAAGGCACAGTCGGATTCTACAGACTCATTCGAGTACTTCGGTCTAATAACGAAGGAAATTGAACGAATTAGCATCAGATTGCGATTAAAAGGATCAAAATACTTGTCACTGAGTCCATAATCCTGGAATATCTTGAGACAGTCTGAACTTTCACCATCATCGATCACAGTTCATCAGCTAATCAGTGAATCCTCAAGTCCGATAAATATTCCAGCAAATCGGATAATGACCTAGGTCCTTCTCTCCAGCTGGAAACCGCTCGTAACTAAGCGACTTATACCGACAAACAAGCAATTTCCCCTAGATCACGAAACAAGGTGAAAAGCATGATTGCAGCCGAAACATTGAATAGATATCTTTGCAACAACAGAATTAAATTTGCGCATATGCACAAACCCAGCGCAGTAGGATTCATCGATAAAAATTGTTGCATTGTTAAAACCATTATTAAGAACTAAAAACTCCGCTCAAGCAATTGATAATTGGTGCATAAAGTTGATTTCATGGAACAACAAATTCTGAATTACGACACGAGCAAATACCAGTTTCAGGAATGGGCATGTAAAGTTCTAGGCGTTTCAAACCTGGAAGATGTACATGCATCAAACAGAGTTAAACTGTTAAACAAAAGCCCCACATCAAATCAATTGACTGATTCTTTCAATGAAATCGTTGAGAATTATCGTTTATTTGTATCCGATATTATTATAGGGCAGCTAGGAAGTATTGACTCATACCAGAGTCCACCATCCTTTCGCTTTCACTACTGCGGCAGAGGAAGTAGTGTTTTTCATAAAGATCGAGACTTTGGGGTTGAAGACGGAAGAATGAACGTTTGGGTTCCTCTGACAAAGGTATGGGGAAGCAATAGTCTCTGGGTTGAAAGCGACGTTGATGTCAAGGATTTCAAGCCACTAACATTGAGCCCGGGGCAGGCTTTAATCTTTGATGGTGTGAATCGTGGCCATGGATCAAAGATCAACACTACAAATCAGAGTCGTATAAGTTTTGACTTTCGGTTCATGCCAGGACCAGGTCCAGCCGTCCCTACCTCGTATTGACTAAAAGTGAAAGAGACGGTGGCTCGAGCAAGCAATCTAAGTTCGCAATCGATTGATCTGAGGTGGGAAATAATATAAGAATTTCTCTAAGTCCCATATGTAAATAAGGGATTTTATTGAGTTCCACCTGATTTTTCCTCTGCCTGCTTGATACCACGTCTGTAGAGTCTCAGAGCCATTCAAGAATTCTTTCTGAATGAGGTTGACATGCTTTCAACCAGGCTGGCTTTAATCATAGAAGAATATACGCATCGACTTTGATATTTATCAAAGCAAAGACAGGAAACATCTAGTTTCCCATCAAATAACAGTAATGATTGGATTAAGCATTCTCATGAATGCTGATATGACTAATAGAACTCTAGCTCAAATGGTACCAGCATCAAATTAAAATAAAGAGATGGCCCCAATGGTTTGCATTTGGCATACGCGGATCGACAAAGTTGAAACTCCGCAACGAATGCGACAGCTGGGGCAGAATCAATCAACATATGAAGTAAATAAGCGCGCGCTCACTTGACCAACAGCGAACTTTTGCTTCTCTGCAGACCATATTCTCAGACCCGCCACCGGTACGAACAACTGGGGTCGACAACAAGGCCTCATCGTTAGCTCTGGGCAACCTCAGATCAAATCGAAGCGGCGTTGGCAACGAGGCCCCTGGGCACAAACGATTGGTCGTGTCATTTGCTTCGCCAGGAGCATTCATTTTCGGACTGGTGAGTTCCAATGCAAGAAGAACAACTAAAAAATTCCTAGCCCATATCAAAGGCAACAAAAATCTTCAAAAAGAACTGAACAGCGAGAGGAATGCACAACCTTTTTTAGATAGCGCCAGAATGAGTAGCTATGAGCTTTCAGTGGATGGAATCACTGAACTCGGCGCTGAGGAACTGAAAATCGTTGCTGGTGTAGGCAATGGTGGTGCCTGTACGGAAGAGGTCACTAAATTATGACTGCGGCCACTCATCCACACGAATGCCTGTATTGAGCATCTGAATTTGATATCAATGCCATTTCAGCATGTGATTCAGCTCTCAATCAACTATCAAATTATCATCGCATCCAACTTCCAAAAAAACCTTGCTGCGAGACTCTCTTCATGGAGTAACCAGCGTTTAAAATGTAAATTTGCAATGATTACCTGAAAAAATCTTATTAAAATTTTCCATTTCCAATCTATAGCCTTTTATGAATTGATCAAATTGATATAGATTCTGATTTTCAAACCAAAGTTGATATTTGGCTAAGATTTCGTCTCCATCAATTTTAGAGAGATTGCCTTTCAGCGCTTCATAACACATATAGTTTGCCACTCCCGCACCATATCCCAAAGAAAAACTGCTGATTCTGTCAGCGCTATCTTCAACAAAGCTTTTTGATAGTGGGGGGACAACCTGTGCAGTTGCTACTGACGTGGTGAAAATTGAAGCCGTTAGGGCAACTACAATAGGTTCAGCCTTCATAAGGCCTGTAAGTTGTTCAGGAAGCATTAGCAGAAACGTAATGGATCAGTCTTAGCGCGAAGTACAAGCGAAAACAGTATTAACCCGATTTGCGTTGAATGTCTCTGGCTAGCAACGAATACCGGCAGTAGTAACTCACTAATATTGATCGGTACATAATCAGCCAGCTTTGATTATTGCTGACCAATGAATTGGCATAACATCATCAGCCCAACGAGATTAATCCTCTAAATATACTTTCACCCTAAGCTTAAAAACTCGCTTGTATGGAAAAACAATCCAAAATCGCCACAGTCCCCATGCCAATAGCCAACCAAATCCACCTGCGATAAGGCCAACCAAAAAAGAATAACCGACCAAAAAATGGCCAGTATATTCCAAGTGAAATAAAGCAACAAGAAATGCTGAACAAACAGCCACTAAATAAGTTGGGATTTTGGAGTGAAGTTTACTACGTTGTTCAGACATGATGCTCTGTTTCTTTCCTGGTCATCGTCATCATCTTGGGTCAGTCGGTACAAGCTTCCATTCAGCCCCTTCAGGAATCTCGGGGCCAACATTGATGTCTGCGGGCTCTTCAAACACCACCCGCCAATCAGCTACACGGGAGGCGACGTAGTCACCTCTCTCGATGCGGATGCCTCCAAGGGTCGATGGAGCTCCATAAAAACCACTGATCCACTCGGATTCAACTCCTAAGCCTCCCCTAAACCAGACCCAACAACGACAGTTGGGCTGTGTGGTGGATTGCTTGGCTACCACGTGGAGTTCCCCATAAGCACGAAAGATAGGCGGCTGACGGCGGTCAAATCTGTTGCTTTCCAGTGGGTTCACTTGCCCGCCGACCCGCCGACTGCCAGAACGTTTGTACCGAGGGTGAAGCCATGGGTGGCAGACAAGTGACACCTACACACTCTCAGGGCTTGCAACGGCCCGCGCCTGACTTGCTGGCAGTCAGATCAGACCAGGAAACTTCGTGGTAGTCGGAACTTCTCAGCACAGTGCTGGGCTCTTCAACGATGACTGGTGAATGGGAC
Above is a window of Synechococcus sp. BIOS-E4-1 DNA encoding:
- a CDS encoding Nif11-like leader peptide family natural product precursor, which produces MSAEQLKAFLEKVKDNAILQKQIEDAENSETVVSIAKEEGFIISADDLKKIQSEVSDKELEGAAGGCACFKKTEIWFSR
- a CDS encoding Nif11-like leader peptide family natural product precursor; the protein is MSEEQLKAFLDKVKGDTSLQEKLKAAADSDAALEIAREAGFMISADDIQTEMSEEELEGLAGGKQCCLLSAVVYDSHYA
- a CDS encoding Nif11-like leader peptide family RiPP precursor, with product MKRNKDLQDKIKSAADADAVRAIAKESGLTMADNDLRITQSKSSDEELEGTAEVIDDRTWNGKIMLKGWYI
- a CDS encoding Nif11-like leader peptide family natural product precursor, translated to MSEEQLKAFLEKVKADTSLQEKLKAAADADAVVAIAKEAGFSISTDDFETQSELSDGELEKVAGSGFTQQKTCTSILLDNCK
- a CDS encoding Nif11-like leader peptide family natural product precursor — translated: MSEEQLKAFLEKVKGDTSLQERLKAAVDSDAVLAIAKEAGFSISADDLKSTQSMTEGELEGMAGGGYTAGGYIDCTEKGCCLTQ
- a CDS encoding Nif11-like leader peptide family natural product precursor: MSEEQLKAFLEKLKEDTRLQEKLNAATTPEEAITIAKDVGFSISAEDIQTYGDMTDAELEGAAGGDYCTVEAATVCYTREPGCDTSGYGC
- a CDS encoding Nif11-like leader peptide family natural product precursor, coding for MSLEQLKAFLAKVSVDKGLQEKLKAAADRNAVVALAAQAGFSITAGNLEEAELTEQELEGLAGGLDHTNTIGKHCCLETAGQHCPKK
- a CDS encoding Nif11-like leader peptide family RiPP precursor, whose amino-acid sequence is MPEEQLKTFLEKIKENKSLLERLKAAESSDEIKAIAREYGHEIGNDQVEMLSGQQLESLSGSGGTCAIGPNTLACTE
- a CDS encoding Nif11-like leader peptide family natural product precursor; translation: MSFASPGAFIFGLVSSNARRTTKKFLAHIKGNKNLQKELNSERNAQPFLDSARMSSYELSVDGITELGAEELKIVAGVGNGGACTEEVTKL
- a CDS encoding Nif11-like leader peptide family natural product precursor, translating into MSEEQLKAFLEKVKADITLQEKLKAAADVEAALAIAKESGFLISADDVRNSLLDDELERAAGGNSTYLCTWRGCWGVE